The Triticum aestivum cultivar Chinese Spring chromosome 7B, IWGSC CS RefSeq v2.1, whole genome shotgun sequence genome window below encodes:
- the LOC123160376 gene encoding beta-glucuronosyltransferase GlcAT14B, with product MVAAGLPPIKHQPAESQPCFATMDIDIDTPSSSPRGRSSCAGFDLRCLLSVVAGGMFTVFLLAVSQAALPSASIFLQRYSHATQSQSTSPPRFAYLVSGSKGDAARLRRCLLALYHPRNRYILHLDAEAPDSDRAELAAFVAAHPVLAAAGNVRVVEKANLVTYRGITMVTTTLHAAAAFLHGPGTADWDWFINLSASDYPLVTQDDLMDVFSRLPRDLNFIEHTSDMGWKAHARAKPLVVDPGLYLKTKRDLMWMNTETQKRELPTAFTLFTGSAWTVLSRPFVEYLIGGWDNLPRTLLLYYGNFVSSPEGYFQTLACNADEFRNTTVNHDMHYISWGKPLGQHPELINATHWDRMLGSDAPFARKFGRDPNDVVLARIDEELLSRQPGMVIPGGWCAGNVGRRGDDDHCSAVGDAALLHSGPGSVRLQRLVESLLSEDNFRPKQCKIVEHND from the exons ATGGTTGCCGCCGGTCTGCCGCCCATCAAGCACCAGCCTGCCGAGTCGCAGCCATGCTTTGCCACCATGGACATCGACATcgacaccccctcctcctccccgcgcggcCGCTCCTCCTGCGCTGGCTTCGACCTACGGTGCCTGCTCTCCGTCGTCGCGGGCGGTATGTTCACCGTGTTCCTCCTCGCGGTGTCCCAGGCCGCGCTCCCCTCCGCCTCAATCTTCCTCCAGCGGTACTCCCATGCCACCCAGAGCCAGAGCACGTCGCCCCCGCGCTTCGCCTACCTCGTCTCCGGCTCGAAGGGCGACGCGGCAAGGCTGCGCCGCTGCCTGCTCGCGCTCTACCACCCGCGGAACCGCTACATCCTCCACCTGGACGCGGAGGCGCCGGACTCGGACCGCGCGGAGCTGGCGGCCTTCGTGGCCGCGCACCCGGTCCTCGCCGCGGCCGGCAACGTGCGCGTGGTGGAGAAGGCCAACCTGGTGACCTACCGGGGCATCACCATGGTCACCACCAcgctgcacgccgccgccgccttcctgcACGGCCCCGGCACCGCCGACTGGGACTGGTTCATCAACCTCTCCGCCTCCGACTACCCGCTCGTCACGCAGGACG ATCTGATGGACGTGTTCTCGCGGCTGCCGCGCGACCTCAACTTCATCGAGCACACGAGCGACATGGGCTGGAAAGC GCATGCGAGGGCGAAgccgttggtggtcgacccggggCTGTACCTCAAGACGAAGCGCGATCTGATGTGGATGAACACCGAGACCCAGAAGCGGGAGCTGCCCACCGCCTTCACGCTCTTCACCG GTTCTGCTTGGACGGTGTTGTCGCGGCCCTTCGTGGAGTACCTGATCGGGGGGTGGGACAACCTGCCACGTACCCTCCTCCTCTACTACGGCAACTTCGTATCCTCCCCGGAGGGCTACTTTCAGACGTTGGCCTGCAACGCCGACGAGTTCCGAAACACCACCGTGAACCACGACATGCACTACATCTCCTGGGGCAAACCCCTggggcagcacccggagctcatcAACGCCACTCACTGGGATAGGATGCTCGGCAGTGACGCCCCCTTTGCGCGCAAGTTTGGTCGAGACCCCAACGACGTGGTTCTCGCTAGAATCGACGAGGAACTCCTGTCGCGGCAGCCAGGCATGGTCATCCCAGGTGGCTGGTGCGCAGGAAATGTTGGTCGACGCGGTGACGATGATCATTGCTCGGCCGTCGGGGATGCGGCACTCCTGCATTCAGGCCCTGGATCTGTGCGGCTGCAGCGGCTCGTGGAGTCACTCCTTTCGGAGGACAACTTCCGGCCTAAACAATGCAAGATAGTCGAGCATAACGATTGA